One stretch of Vulpes lagopus strain Blue_001 chromosome 12, ASM1834538v1, whole genome shotgun sequence DNA includes these proteins:
- the CWC25 gene encoding pre-mRNA-splicing factor CWC25 homolog: protein MGGGDLNLKKSWHPQTLRNVEKVWKAEQKHEAERKKIEELQRELREERAREEMQRYAEDVGAVKKKEEKLDWMYQGPGGMVNRDEYLLGRPIDKYVFEKMEEKEAGCSSETGLLPGSIFAPSGANSLLDMASKIREDPLFIIRKKEEEKKREVLNNPVKMKKIKELLQMSLEKKEKKKKKEKKKKHKKHKHRSSSSDGCSSEDERSRGRSQKKLADSSSVLSKASGYGLQIREPCHRQGVQSSLMAKQKGMHGLRNHSRSRSSSHSPPRHANKKSTREAGSRDPGRRSRSPRPSKPHNSKVNRRERGRTKSPSPRKEVYQRRHAPGYTRKLSSEELERKRQEMMENAKWREEERLNILKRHAKDDEWEQRLEKLDSRDGKFIHRMKLESASTSSLEDRVKRNIYSLQRTSIALEKNFMKR, encoded by the exons ATGGGGGGCGGAGATCTG AATCTGAAGAAGAGCTGGCACCCACAGACCCTCCGCAATGTGGAAAAGGTGTGGAAGGCTGAGCAGAAGCATGAGGCTGAGCGTAAGAAGATCGAGGAGCTACAGCGGGAGCTGCGGGAGGAGAGGGCCCGGGAAGAGATGCAGCGCTATGCTGAGGATGTCGGGGCTGTCAA gaaaaaagaagaaaaattggattGGATGTATCAGGGTCCTGGTGGGATGGTAAACCGTGATGAGTACTTGCTGGGGCGTCCCATTGACAAGTATGTTTTTGAGAagatggaggagaaggaggcaggcTGTTCTTCGGAAACAGGACTACTCCCAGGCTCTATTTTTGCCCCTTCCGGTGCTAATTCCCTTCTTGACATGGCCAGCAAAATCCGGGAGGACCCACTCTTCATCATCAG gaagaaagaggaggagaaaaaaagagaagtgttgAATAATCctgtaaaaatgaagaaaatcaaagaattg TTGCAAATGAGcctggaaaaaaaggagaagaagaaaaagaaggaaaagaaaaagaagcacaagAAACATAAGCACAGAAGCTCAAGTAGTGATGGTTGCAGTAGCGAGGATGAGCGCAGTCGGGGGAG ATCTCAAAAGAAGTTGGCAGATTCTTCCTCTGTATTGTCTAAAGCCTCTGGATATGGCTTACAG ATCAGGGAACCCTGTCATAGGCAGGGAGTACAGAGTTCTTTAATGGCCAAGCAAAAGGGAATGCACGGGTTGAGGAATCATTCCAGGTCCAGAAGCTCCTCCCACTCACCCCCCAGACATGCCAACAAGAAGAGCACCAGGGAAGCAGGGTCCCGGGACCCAGGCAGAAGGTCACGGTCCCCGAGGCCAAGCAAACC GCACAACTCTAAGGtaaacaggagagagagaggccgaaCTAAGAGCCCATCGCCCAGAAAAGAGGTCTACCAAAGGCGGCACGCTCCCGGATACACCAG AAAGCTCTCATCAGAGGAACTAGAGCGGAAACGTCAAGAGATGATGGAAAATGCCAAGTGGCGGGAGGAAGAGAGGCTGAACATCCTCAAGAGGCATGCTAAGGATGATGAAtgggagcagaggctggagaAGCTGGACTCCCGGGATGGGAAGTTTATTCA CCGCATGAAGCTGGAGAGTGCATCTACTTCCTCTCTGGAAGATCGGGTGAAACGGAACATCTACTCTCTACAGAGAACCTCAATAGCTCTGGAGAAGAACTttatgaaaagatga